Proteins encoded within one genomic window of Prosthecobacter algae:
- the hemL gene encoding glutamate-1-semialdehyde 2,1-aminomutase: protein MSNGPLSTKLFELAKQYIPGGVNSPVRAFRNVGGDPFFVRRAKGCRIWDVDGREMIDFVGTWGPAILGHAPVSVIEAIHTAAKDGVSFGIPNPYEVDMARTICEWVPSVKKVRLVSSGTEATMSAIRLARGFTGRSRLVKFDGCYHGHSDSLLVAAGSGALTHGHPDSAGVPAAFAELTSVLPFNDEAALEELFEAKGHEIAALIVEPYPANAGLILPKPGFLQKLRDITTKYGAVLIFDEVMTGFRLAKGGVQELEGITPDLTCFGKVIGGGLPVGAFGGRADIMDYLAPLGPVYQAGTLSGNPLAMAAGLAQLRELERQQGFAYLEEIGQVMEDAVLDVLKRKGLGYRWYRKGSMFCLFFTETEVHNLQDAKTSDLVAFRKFFHHCLDHGVYFAPSQFETGFISMAHAKADMELTAEVAAAALASL from the coding sequence ATGTCTAACGGACCTCTCTCGACCAAGCTCTTCGAACTCGCCAAGCAATACATCCCCGGCGGGGTGAACTCGCCCGTGCGTGCCTTCCGGAATGTCGGCGGGGATCCTTTCTTTGTCCGGCGGGCCAAGGGCTGCCGCATCTGGGATGTGGACGGGCGGGAGATGATTGATTTTGTGGGTACCTGGGGTCCGGCGATTCTGGGTCATGCGCCCGTTTCAGTCATCGAGGCCATCCACACGGCAGCGAAGGACGGGGTGAGCTTTGGCATCCCGAATCCTTACGAGGTGGACATGGCGCGGACGATTTGTGAGTGGGTGCCTTCGGTGAAAAAGGTGCGTTTGGTCAGCAGCGGCACGGAAGCCACGATGTCGGCCATCCGTCTGGCGCGCGGTTTCACCGGGCGGTCCCGGCTGGTGAAGTTCGATGGCTGCTACCACGGCCACTCAGACAGCCTGCTGGTGGCAGCGGGCAGCGGGGCGCTGACTCATGGCCACCCGGACAGCGCGGGCGTGCCAGCGGCCTTTGCGGAGCTGACGAGTGTGCTGCCTTTCAATGATGAAGCCGCCCTGGAAGAGCTCTTTGAAGCCAAGGGGCATGAGATCGCCGCCCTGATCGTCGAGCCCTATCCGGCCAATGCCGGCCTCATTTTGCCGAAGCCCGGCTTCCTGCAGAAGCTGCGCGACATCACCACGAAGTACGGTGCAGTGTTGATCTTTGATGAAGTGATGACCGGCTTCCGCCTCGCCAAGGGCGGGGTGCAGGAGCTGGAAGGCATCACGCCTGACCTGACCTGCTTTGGCAAGGTGATCGGCGGTGGGCTGCCGGTGGGGGCCTTTGGCGGGCGGGCGGATATCATGGATTACTTGGCACCGCTGGGGCCAGTGTACCAAGCCGGGACCCTGAGTGGGAATCCTTTGGCGATGGCCGCAGGTCTGGCGCAGCTTCGCGAGCTGGAGCGCCAGCAGGGCTTTGCGTATCTGGAAGAAATCGGTCAAGTGATGGAAGACGCCGTGCTGGACGTGCTGAAGCGCAAGGGCCTGGGCTACCGCTGGTATCGCAAAGGCAGCATGTTCTGCCTTTTCTTCACGGAGACGGAGGTGCATAACCTGCAGGATGCGAAGACCTCCGACCTGGTGGCGTTCCGGAAGTTCTTCCACCACTGCCTGGACCATGGAGTTTACTTTGCCCCCAGCCAGTTTGAGACCGGGTTCATCAGCATGGCTCACGCCAAGGCGGACATGGAGCTCACGGCAGAGGTGGCCGCAGCGGCCCTCGCGTCTCTGTAA
- the ruvA gene encoding Holliday junction branch migration protein RuvA produces MIAFLRGKLAEAYPHQAIVDVGGVGYATNIPLTTFDKLPQQGAEVRLLTHHHVTEREHTLFGFFTEDERDLFRLLIDRVSGIGPKMALSVLSGMPVAAFKDAVIRNDTAALARIKGVGKKTAERIVLELKDKVGVVDAWQAAEVARGTHDPKQAAISDAVLGLIALGYKQSEAQKTVNELVKASTEPVRADKLIREALRAMQ; encoded by the coding sequence ATGATCGCATTCCTCCGTGGCAAACTTGCCGAAGCCTACCCGCATCAAGCCATCGTGGACGTCGGAGGGGTGGGTTATGCGACAAACATTCCGCTGACTACCTTTGACAAGCTGCCGCAGCAGGGCGCGGAAGTGCGGCTGCTGACGCATCATCATGTCACGGAACGCGAGCACACCTTGTTTGGCTTTTTCACGGAGGATGAGCGAGACCTCTTCCGCTTGCTGATTGACCGCGTCTCCGGCATCGGGCCGAAGATGGCGCTGTCTGTCCTGAGCGGTATGCCGGTAGCGGCTTTCAAAGATGCGGTGATCCGCAATGACACGGCCGCCCTGGCACGGATCAAGGGCGTGGGCAAGAAGACGGCGGAGCGCATCGTGCTGGAATTGAAGGACAAGGTGGGAGTGGTGGATGCCTGGCAGGCGGCCGAGGTGGCGCGGGGCACGCATGATCCGAAACAGGCGGCCATCAGCGATGCCGTGCTGGGTCTGATCGCCCTGGGTTACAAGCAGAGCGAGGCGCAGAAGACGGTGAATGAGCTGGTCAAAGCGAGCACGGAGCCAGTGCGCGCCGACAAGCTGATCCGCGAGGCGCTGCGGGCGATGCAGTAA